From Trachemys scripta elegans isolate TJP31775 chromosome 18, CAS_Tse_1.0, whole genome shotgun sequence:
GGAAAACATCTGAACAGATCAAGCTCAAAAACCACACCCTGAATTCCTGTTCTAGAACAGCTGACTCAGAAGCGTGAATTTATAAATCTGCTTTCTTTGAACTTTACGCACAGCGGAGTTGAAGATTTTCTCATTCACCATAAGTAattcataaaacaaaaaagagttttGTCTTTGGTTCAAGAGTTTCTGTCTCTTGCTTTCAAGTCCAAGTTCCGATTCCTTGTtgctaaggctacgatttagtcacagaggGCGTGGAAGTCCTGGAATCCGTGGCTTCCAGTGGCCTCCACGATTTCAGCCTGTGGCActtgggagctgtggggtcctGCATTGCCCGTgaggggcagggagctgtggggtaagTGGCAGGGCCCCTGGAGCGCCAAGCCGCCACAAGTGGTAAGGGAACCCCATGGGCAGCGAggaaccctgcagctcctggccgcCGCAGGCAGTGGGGGAAACCTCAAGCCCCCGGCCACGGCGGGCGCCCCTGGAGCTGTGGGCGGCGGGGGGCAACCTGCAGCTCGCAGCCGCTATCGGACCCTGGAGCTGTGGGCGGCAGGGGCAGCTTGCGGCTGCCACAGGTGGCGGGGGcaacctgcagctcctggccgcTGTGAGCCCTTGGAGCTGTTGGTAAGGGGGGCCCCTGGAGCTCCGATATCCAACCTGCGGTGGGGGACCCTGGAGCGCCTAGCCACACGTGCAGCTTCCCCGCTGCAAGCTATATGGGAAcctgcagatccccattttgtcacagatagTTTTAGTAATAGTCACAGACAGGTaacggcttccatgaatttttctttattgcccgtgacctatcTGTGATGTGACAAAATCTTCGCCTTACTTATTGCATAACTCTCAAGAGTCTGGACGGGAGTGCAAATTTATGGTGAATTCTAAAGGAAACAAGCCAGTGACTAAATGGACATGGGAATCAGGGGGATTAGTAATAGAATACAAATCCCGTTCAGGTTTGGCTGATCTGTCGCATAGGCCACCAAAGTTTGGTCTCAGTCCAGCTGCCAATGGATAATGGATCCCGACACAAAAATCTCCTTCATAACTGGCAGCCTCAAGAGAAGGGCAAAGTACCGACTCAGCTTGCTGAGTCACGCCCTAGAGGTGGTCACTCTAGAGGTTGAGGCAAACTGCCAGACTTAGGAGGAGACCGAAAGTTTGTACATTACTGCATATGCTGTACCTATGTTGTAGAGAGGGGAAGTGTCCCAAGTATGGTGGACCTGGCACCTTTTACTAGCACTGATTCCATCcacacatttaaaagaaaaaaaaggcaggagagaggaaggacTCAAGTGACTGTCCtaatgatgtcaagtatcagaggggtagccgtattagtctgaatctgtacaaaagcaacagagggtcctggggcatcttacagactaacagacgtattggagcataagctttcatgggtgaatacccacttagtcAGACGCAGACGTCACATGCGTCttacgaagtgggtattcacccacgaaagctcatgctccaatacgtctgttagtctataaggtgccacaggactctttgtcctAATGATGATCCTATTGTAAGTGCTCTCACCtgactttcagaaatgctgaacaaCAGAGGAGTTCCAGCTGTCAGCAGGAGCTGCGAGTGTTCAGAACCTCTGAAGATCAAGCCCCTGTGCCCAGGGAGATGAGGGCAGTAGAAAAACTTAGCTATGAACCAATAGAACTTAAACATTAAAATTGGTTTTGATGACCGAAGCCGCCGGGCTCTCAGAAGAGCTCAGATTTTCCAAAATGCTGAGTGCCCAGCCGCTGTCATTCTGACATTAAAGGCCAGGTTCTTAAGCACTTACCTTGTTGCCAGTGTGCTGGGCTCCCTTGAAAACCTATTTTGATGCCTAATAGAAgctgaattattttgaaaaactggccatTGTTGTAAAACTTGTTCTTGTTTTCCTCGTGGCAGAGGCCTTCCCCAGCAGATAATGTATGCATGCTACCTGTTTAAATTTTTAAACCAGCACACAGATCTGATTTACTTTGGAAGGTCTGTTACCTTATAGGATAGATAGATCTGTTGCATCCCATCTGTGATTTAGCTGGGCAGATATAAACCATTGAAAACTGTTGCAGTGTTGGTGGAATTCattattgtttaaaaacatttttgtgattTGTGTAACAATTTATCTAATGTCTTTTATAAGACCAGTGTGGTGAATCCAGCCACATGTCAGAAATGCTTCTGTTTGTTAATTTTCTTTCAGTCAACAGCACGCATTGTGTGCTTGACATACCTTTCATAAATAAGGTTTGATttatctagaacagtggttttcaaattttttttctggtgacccagttgaagaaaactgttgatgccaacggagctggggatgaagggtttggagtgtgggaggggctctgggctggggatgaggggtttggggtgcaggagggggctgtaggtttggggaggctcagggctggggcaggggattgggactcgggcttacctcgggcggctcccagtcagcggtgcagtgggggtgctaaggcaggcttcctgcctgtcctgccaCCACGGTCCTTGCTGCGCCCATGCTGCAGAAGCGGCCTGCAGCagatctggctcctaggcagaggcacgcaAGCGGCTCCGTGCAGCTGTTGCCTGCAGGCActggcccccagctcccattggccggttcctggccaatgggagtgtggagctggtgctgggggcgggggcagcgcgcggagtcCCAGGGCCccaccacctaggagccggacctgctgctggctgcttccggggcataAGGCActgtcggaacaggtagggactagcccgccttagctgggcagcaccgccgccAGGACTTTTAACagggtgctgaccagagccgccgggACCTAGTGCCGTACATCCCGCAACCCAGTATGGGATCACGACCCgcaatttgaaaaccactgatctagaacatGGGCTTCAATTTATATTATCTTCAGCTTGCATGTTCTGTTAACCCCAGTACCGTTCTTCTATAATCACTCTAAACCTTTGTGGCttggtgtcttttttttctctccctcttgtgTTTGAGCAGCACATCTGCTTTGACTGTAAAAAGAATTTTTGCACTTCCTGTTCAAGCCAGCCTGAAAGCAGTCCCCTTCTCTGCCATCTCTGTCAGCGATTCCAAGCCACAGCCTTTCAGCGGGAGGAGTTGATAAAGATGAAAGTGAAGGATCTACGAGACTATCTGGCACTACACGAGGTTTCCACAGAGTTGTGCCGTGAAAAGGAAGACCTGGTGTTTCTGATTCTTGGGCAGCAGCCTGTAATCACCCAGGAGGATAGAATACGAATCCCGCCATTAAACCCTGGCACATCTGGACAGCAAAGCTTTGTTATTCTGCCACAGACCAGCACAGCATCTTCTACCTCACACGATGCCTCTCCAATATCTGCAGACTCCATCTTGAGTCCAATAACTCAGGAACATCAACAGGTATACCAGTGTCCAGTTAGAAGCACCTTTCGTGTACTTATTCCCTCTCGTTGTCAGATTAATTATTGAGATgctccttgttttttttcccccatcaaaatTCAGCACATATCTTCCTTTATTAAAGATCAGTGCCATGAGCATGCAGGGCTTCTATTTACCACAAATGACAGTGCTTCAGCTGCATATTATGCACTGCTGTCCCCATGTTCATAACAAAGCTAAGTTCAGGGGGTCAGATCCGGAGGTCCTTGCTTAGGCAAACACCCACTGACTGCAGTGTTTGAGAAAGGACCTCAGACATTTTGCTGTAGAACAATTCAGAAACTAAAGGAATTCATTCCAACTTGTGGGTTTCATTGTTGCTGTTTGTCAGTTGTGGCATTTGTCCTTCCTGCATTAatggaatttaatattttttttggaCGTTGAACCTTATTTTTGGATCTGGTTTGATATATTGGATACTTCAGTCACTGTTTTAAGGCAGTCTGATCATTGCTTTGTGTTCCACCCTTACATCAGCACTGGATACCCCTGTGACTAATAAGTCATATGGCTCTTTAATATCTATACTGATGCTAAAGCATATTTTACTTCATTTTCTAGCCAGGATGTTGATATCCTACTGATAACTACAAGCAGCTGTTAAAATGTTATACCCTCATTCTGTATTTCCTTATTTCTTGTGCCAGAAGGCATCTAAAATTTCAAAGTGATATTGGAGTTGAAACAGTGGGGGAGAAGGATGGCTGAGGGGGCTCTTGGAGTCTGATCATCTACTGATTTGGGTCTGCAGAAATGCTTTGACTGAGGCCAAAAGTTATTAGCCCTGGCCCAGAGACTGCCAGAAACTGTCCAGCTGAGTTCTTTCAGAGGAAATCAGTCATCTGATTATTTATATTGCCTGGCTTTGTTGTTAGGCTTTCGACTGACTGCTGTGGAATGTTTCCTTAGGGTCTGTCTATGCAAACACTAagttcacagcaagctggggtgtaaatctacctcaAATTAGCCTGCTGCACACTAGAAGTTCCCTACTGTGCTTTaatctactcctgtttcaaagtgTGCACTATGGAACTTTGAGTGCATGGCAGTAGGGTCCATGCAGACACTTAGTGCACTAGTGCGAGGTGGATTTATACCCCAGCTTCCTGTGAACTAAGTATTTTAGACAAATTCTTAATGTTTAATATCTACTGTGGGCCTTCCTGGTGGGCTTAATTCTCCCTGGGCCAGCTCAGAAAGTGCACCTCTTAGTTTCTCATAAGATATCATGAGGCATGGtatctttaaaaatgcagttattCTTGAGAACATCTTTCACGCGTGGAGGTAGAAGGGCTTTGTACTGCCATTGCGTTAGCTCACATTTGGAAATACAGGTGTATGAGTTCCAAGTTTTCGCCAGTAAATTTCAGCTCCTGGCTTGACTCCTGTTTTCATCCGGTCACCTTGTGGGAATTCTCAGTAATATCAGCTCTTAAAATGCTTTTCATTTTCCTAGAGTTTTACAGATATTAACTAATCACAGCTCCCCTAAGTAGTAGGGGAACATTCTCCCCATTTTTACTAAAAGGCAAACTGAGGTGGAGAGGATAAATATCATGCCCAAAGCCACAGATGGGGAATCAATATGAACTGGGATTAAAGCTCCGTTCCTTTCACCCAGTCCAATGTTCAgaactcctgccctccctccacaGATGCCATTGTCCTGTCCCCATTGCAGCTTCTCAGCCCTACCTGTCCACACAGCGCTCAGCTCTAGGGAAGCCATAAACTCCAGAACACCTTGAGGtatgggagctggaggagagaggcAACTAATCCCTCACTTAACATCTCCAACACCATACCCCAAACCAGCAACAACGTTCAGAGAGCACTGTGCCCTTATGGTCATTGAGTAACTGATCTGAGCAGTCTTGAAGAGCGCCATCAAGTGGTCTCTCAATGAGCAACACAGCACAAATTCTTGACCTATTCTAGTGATTGTGCTGTCATGACATCACATATGGATGCCACCTCACAATGAAGGATTGTAGAGCAGTGTCAAGACTTCACATCATGATAATCAGGTGGCTTTGTGCAACACCATTTTGAGTCTCTATACCATCTGTCTCCTCCCAGTCCAGACTCATAAGCCCCGTGAGAACAACATGTGGGGGTATATTGTACATCATCAAGTATTCTAACAGGGCTCAATATATAGTAAGGTGGGACCTGAAAGGGCCAAATGTAACAACACTAAAGTTTCAAATTGAGCATGCTCTGTGCTCAAGCCCATTCATTTCCCCTCTGGATATGCAGGGAGATTCGCTGTTGGTGAAAGATTTATTTCCTCTTCTAGGCAAATGGGCATGTGCCTCCAAGCCCAGACGATATGACAGAAATTGAGAATGCAGCAGAAGCACCAACAGAGGAGGAGACACAGGTTTGTGTGTGTCCCCTAAAATCGGACAATAGAAATGGGAAGGGTTCTTATAAGGATTATTTCGTCCATCACCCAGCTAGTGCAGAATCGCCCCTACCGAGGACACTGCATAGAGTAGCAGAATAACAGTTTGGAATACAGCCACCAGAAGACACTTTTGTGTACATGGAGAATGGCAGAGAACCTCGTGTCACTTTAACACAAGTGTCCTCCATAATGGAGGACATTATAATGTAACTTTATAATAGGAGGAGGTGCTTTTATCTCTCTCTCCTAGAAGGCCCTTGTGTTCCTCGTAACTGGAAGGATTCATATTGCAGTATGGAGGGATGAAGATCATTCACTTCTATGGATGGGTTCCTAAGAAAAGCTGCTTTGAATTCTGTCATCACATTGTGAGGTCAAACGTTCGTCTGTCTTTGTTCCATTTCAGTCTGTTGACTCAGAGGATAACCTGGTACAGGGGCGGAGGGCCTCTCTTTCTGACCTCACGAGTGTTGGAGACATTGATGCGCTCTCGGTGCGACAGCTGAAGGAAATCCTGGCTCGCAACTTTGTCAACTATAAAGGCTGCTGTGAGAAGTGGGAGCTGATGGAGAGGGTGACCCGTCTTTATAAAGAGAAAGACCTTCAGCATCTGGGTAAGGCGGAGAAACTCTATCCGTTTGCCAGGCTAACTCTTTCTCAACTCTCCGCTTTGGCATCAACGGTAGCAAGCAACAAGTCAAAGGGAGAAGGGGCTATGGTCtgctttctcttcttccttccttcactCTTCTCGAATGGCTCCTCCAAAAGTTTCTGCCTCTACCCTTTGCAAGTGAGAGTTGGAACAGACAGGAGGCATCAAGGACTAAATAAACAAGGCAAGAGCATGTCCGAGTCAATGCGGTAAACTATGGTTAggcttagagagacaaggtggtgtgAGGTAACACAAATTGTCGACCTCACATGTCAAaagatacaaagtaaatatccttaaatcaaactcttaagTTCTAAAGCAGCACTATCTTACTTTGCTTCGGTGTACATTTTGCTTATTGATGGAAATcttttttttcatcagtttgtttgTACCGTGAAACCCATTTACCCATATTTACCGATAATCTAAATATGCCTGCCAAGCCGATGGTTTACCCCTGCATGTGTTTACCCACATAAGAGCTTTGTTAGTGTGGTTCAACTCAGGAAAGCGACTGCTTCGTTGTGTAGCGAGAGTGTTTGACTCTAGTGACAAAATGTGTTCTTCCTGCTTGTTAGCCCCCGCCAGAGCCAACATAGCCGTGGAAGGTTGAGCTACCACCTAATTCTTGTGCATCATCACCAGAACTGTTAAGTTCCAACAAGATGCATCCATGCATACCTGTGGCCAGCAGTCTGCACGGGTTATTACTGAGGGGCAATTGGAAGATAGCTGAGTTAtacaggtgtcactgagggcTTTGATAGCTCTGTAGATCATTTGTTCCTGGTGGTGACTTGCATTTTAACTCTCAGAACTCAGGTTGAGTTTCAGGGCTAGTAGTTAgcctcagtttacaagtaaatacATGTTTTTTCTATTTATGGAATCTGTGAGGTGATAAACATGGAAACCCATTATGCCAATTGTTGAGAatcattttaagaacagaatttaattttcagtttgagctgtatttatttttgatcatCACTTACAGGGGAATATCAACTTAAGTCAAACCTCTCTGAATTTTGCCACCTACTATCATTACAGTAAGATTATAACTAAAGGACCAGAAGACTTTTTTCCCCtgcattttgtttactttgtgctttAGACAAGCACTTTGCATATAGTCACTCAGTTTGCCTCCTGTGGGGGATCTTTCGTACCAGAATATAGTGAGAAAAACGTTTAGAGAAATTGTGTAAAATCACAAAATTGGAGTTCAAGTGATGTCTTTTtagaaaatacagaaataatttaAGATAGTCATTTTGCTTTGTAAGGTCTTAAATTAACTGTACTTTAAGTAGACAATCTACTAGCCTACCCATAGTCGtcctacatacacctctacctcgatataacgctgtcctcgggagccaaaaaatcttaccgtattataggtgaaaccgcgttatattgaatttgctttgatccaccggagtgcgcagccccccccctcgcccccccccgagcgctgctttaccacgttatatccaaagtcgcgttatatcgggtcgcgttgcatcaaggtagaggtgtgatgcagcttttctcctctctttttATATTGCAGTTTCTGACACGGATGATCAAAATGGTAAGTAATTTGTTTGCTCAATGATCTCACCACAAAGAGTCTCAGGACTAGTTGTTGCTGTTGTGTGCTCGGATAGGGGAGAGTTTGTTCTAGGCACAAATTTTCAGCTCCTCCTTCCCAGATGATCAGGTAAATAGTCCCACATTGGTATTAACGCAGGAGCAGGACTGTTTACAAGTCTCCAGTTGTGAAAAGATGGAGCTTCTCAACTTTAGTCTCACATAATTCTATATAATTTGACACTGAAGCCACTATTAATATATATGTATTGGATAACACCGAACATCCTACCCTAACGCCATGATATCATTTCCTTAAATCTAATACGTAAACCCCTTTTTGTCTTCAGTTTCCTCAGGCAGTGCTGGGCTCCCTAGCACTGAAGAGAATCTCTGCAAAATCTGCATGGACTCACCAATCGACTGTGTCCTGTTAGAATGTGGCCACATGGTCACCTGCACCAAGTGTGGAAAGCGTATGAGTGAGTGTCCCATATGCAGGCAGTATGTGATCAGAGCTGTCCATGTATTTAAGTCCTGAGTGAGCAGGAGGAAGACCAGTGTTGCCTTAAAGCCTCATTTGCTGTTAGAGATGGTCAGAATCTCTTCAGGTAGGTCAGAGACTGGCACGTAGGACCTCACAAGAAACCCGAAGTTCATAGGTGAGATGAGTAAAGGAGAAAGCTTGGGGAACTGTTCTGATTGGAGCCATTGATGGCTGTGCCCTTCACACCACAGTGCTTTACCCTGCAGTGCCTAGACTCCGGGAGCCCGCTGTCAGCAGCAGACACAGAAATAATTAACAGCTTGCATTCTGGGCTAGCTTGATCAACTGCTGATGGGGGGCAAATCATCACTCGGCTTTCCAAAACTAACACCAGATTCTGAGGCGTATTTCCTCCACAATAATAAATAAGGTGGACTGCGGTTTTGGCACgaccttttcttttgttttgctgCTACTGAATTCTCCCCTTCTGGTTCCCTCTTTAATTTGCTCTGTTCCAGGCCACACCTCCACTGCTGCTTTTATTTTCAGGGAACAAAATCTTATTGGGCTGGTTCCCTCTCCctatgcttttttttgttttttggaatgtGTAACTTTATTTTTATCTCTAGTTCCT
This genomic window contains:
- the RFFL gene encoding E3 ubiquitin-protein ligase rififylin, giving the protein MWATCCNWFCLDGQPEEMQQRPQQGARPQAYANPGYSSYPSPTGSEQNCKACGVHFENSSRKHICFDCKKNFCTSCSSQPESSPLLCHLCQRFQATAFQREELIKMKVKDLRDYLALHEVSTELCREKEDLVFLILGQQPVITQEDRIRIPPLNPGTSGQQSFVILPQTSTASSTSHDASPISADSILSPITQEHQQANGHVPPSPDDMTEIENAAEAPTEEETQSVDSEDNLVQGRRASLSDLTSVGDIDALSVRQLKEILARNFVNYKGCCEKWELMERVTRLYKEKDLQHLVSDTDDQNVSSGSAGLPSTEENLCKICMDSPIDCVLLECGHMVTCTKCGKRMSECPICRQYVIRAVHVFKS